A DNA window from Daucus carota subsp. sativus chromosome 3, DH1 v3.0, whole genome shotgun sequence contains the following coding sequences:
- the LOC108211538 gene encoding stress enhanced protein 2, chloroplastic, producing the protein MALRVLPVYCQLSSANKATAQPQQADTSSVPVQKLDAGRIVLQPRVCTLRSYAAAPAMMKSGNKTNGGDALEDGEVSRFFGTLSNYIESSRKSQDFEIISGRLAMIVFAGTVIMESMTGNSTFRKMDLQGIAEAAGVCVAAITCAATFAYFSSARNRVGRIFTLGCNTFIDALIDQIIDGLFYESELSDWSDET; encoded by the exons ATGGCACTACGTGTTCTACCCGTTTATTGCCAGCTTAGCTCAGCGAACAAGGCAACAGCTCAGCCTCAGCAAGCCGATACGAGTAGTGTTCCGGTTCAGAAGCTGGATGCGGGGAGGATTGTGCTGCAGCCCCGGGTGTGTACGCTTCGATCTTATGCGGCCGCACCTGCGATGATGAAGAGTGGTAACAAGACCAACGGCGGTGATGCTTTGGAGGATGGTGAGGTTTCCAGGTTTTTCGGGACTTTGTCCAACTATATTGAGAGTTCCAGGAAGAGCCAGGACTTTGAGATCATCTCTGGCCGTCTTGCCATG ATTGTATTTGCAGGCACAGTTATAATGGAATCAATGACAGGAAATTCAACATTCAGAAAGATGGATTTGCAGGGAATTGCAGAAGCGGCAGGAGTGTGTGTGGCAGCTATAACTTGTGCTGCAACTTTTGCTTATTTCTCTAGTGCCCGAAACAGAGTAGGACGGATATTCACTCTCGGTTGTAACACTTTCATCGACGCTCTCATTGATCAGATCATAGATGGCTTGTTTTACGAGAGTGAACTGAGCGATTGGTCAGATGAAACATGA